The following are encoded in a window of Staphylospora marina genomic DNA:
- a CDS encoding AMP-binding protein, which yields MAQLVNLTVGDLLDRQVNAFGDREAVVYPEYSIRWTYREFRDVCNRVAKGLMKLGLDKGHHVSVWATNLPEWLITQFATGKMGAVMITVNTNYRVRELEYLLRQSDTETLILQEEVRGAGYVDMLMEICPELADCEPGQLRSERLPRLRNVILIGKNRRPGMFLWEDILAMGDEVSDEALKQRQESLSADDVINMQYTSGTTGFPKGVMLTHNNIVNNARNIAECMKLTEQDRMCIPVPFFHCFGCVLGILACVSVGATMVPLTMFDAGRVLKAVEEEKCTALHGVPTMFIAELNHPDYGKRDLSSLRTGIMAGSNCPIELMKRVTGEMGIRELTIAYGQTESSPVITQTRTDDPLELRVSTVGKPLPHVEVKIVDPATGRELPPGEQGELLTRGYHVMKGYYNMPEATREAIDEDGWLHTGDLAVMEPNGYFRITGRLKDMIIRGGENIYPREIEEFLYTHPDILDVQVVGVPDAKYGEIPVAFVRKKEGSSLTGEEVRDFCRNNIARFKIPEKVLFVDSYPMTASGKIQKYKLREQYVREYMNGSSE from the coding sequence ATGGCTCAGCTCGTGAATCTCACCGTGGGGGATCTTTTGGACCGACAGGTGAACGCGTTCGGGGACCGGGAAGCGGTTGTCTATCCCGAATATTCCATTCGCTGGACCTATCGTGAATTTCGCGATGTTTGCAACCGGGTGGCTAAAGGATTGATGAAACTCGGATTGGACAAGGGGCATCACGTGTCCGTGTGGGCAACCAATTTGCCGGAATGGCTCATCACCCAGTTTGCCACCGGCAAAATGGGCGCGGTCATGATCACGGTCAATACCAATTACCGGGTTCGGGAACTGGAGTATCTGCTCAGGCAATCAGACACGGAAACGCTCATTTTGCAGGAAGAAGTACGGGGAGCCGGTTATGTCGACATGTTGATGGAAATCTGCCCGGAGCTGGCCGACTGTGAGCCGGGTCAACTTCGCTCCGAGCGGCTTCCGCGGCTTCGCAATGTCATCCTGATCGGAAAGAACAGAAGGCCCGGCATGTTCCTCTGGGAGGACATCCTGGCCATGGGCGACGAGGTGTCGGATGAGGCGCTCAAACAAAGGCAGGAGTCGCTTTCCGCGGATGACGTGATCAACATGCAGTACACGTCCGGAACCACCGGGTTTCCCAAGGGTGTGATGCTGACCCACAACAATATCGTGAACAACGCCCGGAACATCGCCGAATGCATGAAGTTGACCGAGCAGGATCGGATGTGCATTCCGGTGCCTTTCTTCCACTGTTTCGGTTGCGTGCTCGGGATCTTGGCCTGCGTCTCCGTGGGTGCCACCATGGTGCCGCTGACCATGTTCGACGCGGGACGGGTGTTGAAAGCGGTGGAAGAAGAAAAATGCACGGCGCTTCACGGCGTTCCCACGATGTTTATCGCCGAATTGAATCATCCCGACTACGGGAAACGGGATTTGTCCAGCTTGCGCACGGGGATTATGGCCGGCTCCAACTGTCCGATCGAGTTGATGAAGAGGGTGACGGGAGAAATGGGGATCCGGGAGCTGACCATTGCTTACGGGCAAACCGAATCGTCCCCCGTCATTACCCAGACCCGAACCGATGATCCTTTGGAACTGAGGGTATCCACCGTGGGCAAACCGCTCCCCCACGTGGAGGTGAAGATCGTGGATCCCGCCACCGGAAGGGAACTCCCGCCCGGTGAACAGGGGGAACTGTTGACACGTGGTTATCACGTGATGAAGGGATATTACAACATGCCGGAAGCCACGCGGGAAGCCATCGATGAAGACGGATGGCTCCATACCGGAGATCTGGCCGTGATGGAGCCCAACGGATATTTTCGCATCACCGGCCGTCTGAAGGACATGATCATCCGTGGCGGGGAAAACATCTATCCGCGTGAGATCGAAGAATTCCTGTACACCCATCCCGACATTTTGGATGTTCAGGTGGTGGGAGTCCCCGATGCGAAATACGGGGAGATTCCGGTCGCCTTTGTTCGCAAGAAAGAAGGATCTTCCCTGACGGGAGAAGAGGTGCGGGACTTTTGCCGGAACAACATCGCCCGGTTCAAAATTCCCGAAAAAGTGTTGTTCGTGGACTCCTACCCGATGACGGCCAGCGGAAAAATCCAGAAATACAAGCTGAGGGAGCAATATGTCCGGGAATATATGAACGGATCCTCCGAGTGA
- a CDS encoding acyl-CoA dehydrogenase, with amino-acid sequence MNYDLTSEQRMIRKLMRDFAEGEVAPGADERDLAKRFPREIFEKMAELNLMGLPFPEEYGGAGADTVSFAIAVEELSRVCASTGITYSAHISLGCAPLYLFGTEEQKQKYLVPLCQGKTLGAFGLTEPGAGSDAGGTRTRAVKDGDGWVINGNKCFITNAGYASHIALTAVTGERDGKKEITAFIVPTDAPGFQVIENYVKMGLHSSNTTELVLDHVRVPDENILGKIGHGFKQFLITLDGGRIGIGAMAVGIAQGAYELALKYAKERKQFGQSISRFQVIQHKLADMHMMIELARTYVYKAAWLKDQGRKFTKEASICKLFASEVAMKVCSEAVQIHGGYGYMHDYKVERFFRDAKLTEIGEGTSEIQRNIIAREIGC; translated from the coding sequence ATGAATTATGACCTGACGTCGGAGCAACGGATGATTCGAAAATTGATGCGTGATTTCGCCGAAGGGGAGGTGGCACCGGGAGCGGATGAACGGGACCTTGCCAAACGGTTTCCGCGGGAAATCTTTGAAAAGATGGCCGAGCTCAATCTGATGGGCCTTCCGTTTCCCGAAGAATACGGCGGAGCGGGGGCGGACACCGTCAGCTTTGCCATCGCCGTGGAAGAGTTGTCACGGGTTTGCGCATCGACGGGGATCACCTATTCCGCGCACATTTCCCTGGGGTGTGCGCCGCTTTATCTGTTCGGGACCGAAGAGCAAAAACAAAAGTATCTCGTTCCCCTGTGCCAAGGCAAAACGCTCGGCGCATTCGGTCTGACGGAACCGGGAGCGGGCTCCGACGCGGGTGGAACCCGGACCCGGGCAGTCAAGGACGGAGACGGTTGGGTCATCAACGGCAACAAATGTTTCATCACCAACGCCGGTTATGCCTCGCATATCGCGCTGACGGCCGTGACCGGAGAACGGGACGGGAAAAAGGAGATCACCGCATTCATCGTTCCCACGGATGCTCCCGGTTTCCAAGTGATTGAAAATTACGTAAAAATGGGGCTTCACAGTTCCAATACCACCGAGCTGGTACTGGATCACGTCCGGGTTCCGGATGAAAACATCCTCGGAAAGATCGGTCACGGATTCAAGCAATTCCTGATCACGCTCGACGGGGGACGCATCGGGATCGGGGCGATGGCGGTCGGAATCGCGCAAGGTGCGTATGAGCTGGCACTGAAATACGCCAAAGAACGCAAGCAATTCGGTCAAAGCATTTCCCGGTTCCAGGTGATTCAGCACAAACTGGCCGACATGCACATGATGATCGAACTGGCGCGTACGTATGTCTACAAAGCGGCTTGGCTCAAGGATCAGGGGCGGAAATTCACCAAGGAGGCGTCCATCTGCAAACTGTTCGCTTCCGAAGTGGCGATGAAGGTTTGCAGCGAAGCCGTTCAGATTCACGGAGGGTACGGATACATGCACGATTACAAGGTGGAGCGCTTCTTCCGCGACGCCAAGCTGACCGAAATCGGTGAAGGAACGTCGGAGATTCAACGAAACATCATCGCCCGCGAAATCGGCTGTTGA
- the rpoD gene encoding RNA polymerase sigma factor RpoD: MAKEQNVDTELEHTLEQAKEQLIEQGKKQGVLSYKVIMEKLAPYDQDSQQMDEFFEQLSELGIEVDNEADDDFGGDSLEIMEDDYYANDDLSVPPGVKINDPVRMYLKEIGRVPLLTAEEEVELAKRIEQGDEEAKRRLAEANLRLVVSIAKRYVGRGMLFLDLIQEGNMGLIKAVEKFDFRKGFKFSTYATWWIRQAITRAIADQARTIRIPVHMVETINKLIRVSRQLLQELGREPTPEEIAKEMNLSAEKVREIMKIAQEPVSLETPIGEEDDSHLGDFIPDDDAQAPADAAAYELLKEQLREVLDTLSEREENVLRLRFGLDDGRTRTLEEVGKVFGVTRERIRQIEAKALRKLRHPSRSKRLKDFLE; encoded by the coding sequence GTGGCGAAAGAACAAAATGTGGACACCGAACTTGAGCACACTCTGGAGCAAGCAAAGGAGCAATTGATCGAGCAGGGGAAGAAGCAAGGGGTCCTGAGCTACAAAGTCATCATGGAAAAGCTGGCCCCGTATGACCAGGATTCCCAGCAGATGGACGAGTTTTTCGAGCAGCTCAGCGAATTGGGAATCGAGGTCGACAACGAGGCGGACGATGATTTCGGCGGAGATTCGCTGGAAATCATGGAAGACGATTATTATGCCAATGACGACCTGAGCGTTCCCCCGGGCGTGAAAATCAACGACCCGGTTCGTATGTATCTCAAGGAAATCGGACGTGTTCCGCTGCTCACCGCGGAAGAGGAAGTGGAGCTGGCCAAGCGCATTGAGCAAGGGGATGAGGAAGCGAAGCGGAGACTGGCGGAGGCGAATTTGCGTCTCGTCGTCAGCATCGCCAAACGGTACGTGGGGCGCGGAATGCTGTTTCTCGATCTGATCCAGGAAGGGAACATGGGTCTCATCAAGGCCGTGGAAAAGTTCGATTTCCGCAAGGGATTCAAATTCAGCACCTATGCCACCTGGTGGATCCGGCAGGCGATCACCCGGGCCATTGCCGATCAGGCCCGCACGATTCGCATTCCCGTGCACATGGTGGAAACGATCAACAAGCTCATTCGCGTGTCCAGACAGCTTCTTCAGGAATTGGGCCGGGAACCCACGCCGGAGGAAATCGCCAAAGAGATGAACTTGAGTGCCGAAAAAGTGCGTGAGATCATGAAGATCGCCCAAGAACCGGTTTCCCTGGAGACACCGATCGGCGAAGAGGATGACTCCCATCTGGGTGACTTCATTCCGGATGACGACGCACAGGCTCCGGCAGACGCCGCGGCATACGAACTTCTCAAGGAGCAGCTTCGCGAAGTGCTGGATACGCTCTCCGAACGGGAAGAGAATGTCCTTCGGCTTCGTTTCGGTCTGGATGACGGACGGACCCGGACGCTGGAGGAAGTGGGCAAGGTCTTCGGTGTGACCCGTGAACGGATCCGTCAGATCGAAGCAAAAGCTCTCCGCAAGCTGCGCCATCCCAGCCGCAGCAAACGGCTCAAGGATTTTCTCGAATGA
- the dnaG gene encoding DNA primase: MGGRIPEEFLEQLRRQLDLVDLVGHYVTLRKSGRNWFGLCPFHSEKSPSFSVAPDKQIYYCFGCGAGGDAIRFVMEIEQLTFVEAVRHLAERVGLPLPAFSGQDGEADGQDERVEMRRALELAARLYHHVLTRTPHGEVARQYLRRRRIEPATVQEFQIGYAPDSPDFLLRFMRRRGYVEDVLEKAGLILPRSESRSRTRLDRFRGRIMVPIHDGQGRIIGFAGRLIGDGKPKYMNTPETLLFHKGNHLFNLHRARSHIRKERQAVLLEGYLDVISAWQAGIRNVVATQGTSLTEPHAKVLRRNCETVILCYDADESGQQAALRGADVLRRQDLTVKVAKIPDGLDPDDYVKRFGGTAFREEILAAAMSLTSFKLESLKKNADLQDEDGRMKYLAEAVDLIAELPQAIEQDHYLRKLADEFKISLDALKEELRKAKWRRKREAGRDKAPVRWNNGYREDGKHLLVEPNALSVSEKSEMYLVAYMLRDRNIAEWVKERVGGDFHHELFAALAAYLYAWYDRGSPADPGLFIASLPDPDLVSRASELAMLELPEEIPEEALEDYVRHVKSVPLLQAIGEMEKQVEQLSRAGDPVKAAELMMEINRLRKQLGTRTQ; the protein is encoded by the coding sequence ATGGGAGGAAGGATCCCCGAAGAATTTCTTGAACAGCTGCGAAGACAACTGGATTTGGTGGATCTGGTTGGGCATTACGTGACACTCCGGAAAAGCGGGCGCAACTGGTTCGGTCTGTGTCCGTTCCATTCCGAGAAGTCTCCTTCTTTTTCCGTCGCACCCGACAAGCAAATTTATTACTGTTTCGGTTGCGGAGCCGGCGGGGATGCCATCCGGTTCGTGATGGAAATCGAACAGCTCACGTTTGTCGAAGCGGTCCGCCATTTGGCCGAACGGGTGGGGCTTCCGCTTCCGGCGTTTTCCGGTCAAGACGGGGAAGCCGACGGGCAGGATGAACGGGTCGAGATGCGCCGTGCGCTTGAACTGGCGGCTCGCCTGTATCATCACGTGTTGACGCGCACCCCGCACGGAGAAGTCGCCCGGCAGTATCTCCGGAGGCGGCGGATTGAACCGGCGACCGTCCAAGAGTTTCAAATCGGTTATGCTCCGGATTCGCCCGACTTTTTGCTTCGGTTCATGAGGCGCAGAGGGTACGTCGAAGACGTGTTGGAAAAGGCGGGACTGATTCTCCCGCGTTCCGAGTCGCGAAGCCGGACCCGACTGGACCGGTTCAGGGGCCGGATCATGGTGCCGATTCACGACGGCCAGGGAAGGATCATCGGTTTCGCGGGAAGGCTCATCGGGGACGGGAAGCCCAAGTACATGAACACCCCCGAAACGCTTCTGTTTCACAAAGGTAATCATCTGTTCAATCTTCATCGTGCACGTTCTCACATAAGAAAAGAACGGCAAGCCGTTCTTCTGGAAGGCTACCTGGATGTCATTTCGGCATGGCAGGCCGGCATCCGGAACGTGGTGGCCACTCAGGGAACCTCTCTCACCGAGCCTCACGCCAAAGTGCTCAGACGCAACTGTGAAACCGTGATTCTTTGCTATGACGCCGACGAATCCGGACAGCAAGCCGCACTTCGGGGCGCCGATGTGCTCCGCCGACAGGATTTGACCGTCAAGGTGGCGAAAATTCCCGACGGTTTGGATCCCGATGATTACGTAAAGCGGTTTGGAGGAACTGCATTCAGGGAAGAAATTCTTGCCGCGGCCATGTCGCTGACGTCGTTCAAGCTGGAAAGTTTGAAGAAAAATGCCGACTTGCAGGATGAAGACGGTCGGATGAAGTATTTAGCAGAGGCAGTCGATTTGATCGCGGAACTTCCCCAGGCCATCGAGCAGGATCATTACCTGCGAAAGCTGGCGGATGAATTCAAAATCTCCCTGGACGCACTGAAAGAGGAGCTCAGAAAGGCCAAATGGCGCAGGAAGCGGGAAGCCGGAAGGGATAAAGCGCCCGTTCGGTGGAATAATGGGTATCGTGAGGATGGCAAACATTTGCTCGTTGAACCGAACGCTCTTTCGGTTTCCGAAAAATCGGAGATGTACCTGGTGGCATACATGTTGAGGGACCGGAACATCGCCGAATGGGTGAAAGAGCGCGTGGGCGGTGACTTTCATCACGAGCTGTTCGCGGCGCTGGCCGCGTATCTCTATGCATGGTATGATCGTGGATCACCGGCGGACCCGGGGCTGTTCATCGCATCGCTCCCGGACCCCGATTTGGTGTCCCGCGCCAGTGAGCTCGCCATGCTGGAACTGCCGGAGGAAATCCCGGAAGAAGCCCTTGAGGATTACGTCCGGCATGTGAAGAGTGTCCCTCTTCTCCAGGCCATCGGAGAGATGGAAAAACAAGTGGAACAACTGTCGCGTGCCGGTGATCCGGTCAAGGCGGCAGAACTGATGATGGAAATCAATCGCCTCAGGAAACAGCTGGGGACGAGGACCCAATGA
- the ppdK gene encoding pyruvate, phosphate dikinase → MTRKLVYAFHEGNADMRDILGGKGANLAEMTRAGLPVPPGFTISTEACRAFYAAGEQLPDDLMEQVDAAVSRLEEATGKKLGDPSNPLLVSVRSGSVFSMPGMMDTILNLGLNDRTAEGLARLTGNPRFAYDCYRRFIQMFSDVVLGVDHYHFERIIQQRKDQKSVSLDTELGADDWQVIIGEFKDLVQQEAGQSFPLDPKQQLRLAIIAVFSSWNNQRAKIYRKINRIPDDLGTAVNIQLMVFGNMGDDSGTGVAFTRNPSSGDREIYGEYLINAQGEDVVAGIRTPQPISELKEQMPDIYRQFEEISQLLERHYKDMQDIEFTVERGKLYILQTRSGKRTAQAAVKIAVHMVNEGIISKEEALLRIDPEQLDQMLHRRIDPAARLEVIANGLPASPGAASGKIVFEADDAEKLANEGEKVILVRPETTPEDIHGILAAQGILTSRGGMTSHAAVVARGMGKACICGCEQLKIDLRAKTVTVDGLTLRAGDLISIDGSTGRVIKGEVPLIDPELSEEFRELLSWADEVRVLRVRANADNPEDAAKARELGAEGIGLCRTEHMFMEASRVPIVQEMILADTQEEREAALAKLLPMQKEDFKGIFRAMDGLPVNIRLLDPPLHEFLPNMEDLLVDITRLQLTGGDGEELRKKEAQLKKVRALHEFNPMLGHRGCRLGMTHPEIYAMQVRAIFLAAAECVREGIRVEPEVMIPLVGHVNELRNMRELVVEIAGEVERETGVNVPYTVGTMIEVPRAALTAGQIAAEADFFSFGTNDLTQTTFGYSRDDAEGKFLHAYVENKVLPDNPFITLDPDGVGALVRMGVEQGRAVKPGLKTGICGEHGGEKKSIRFCHEAGLNYVSCSPFRVPLARLSAAQAAISGGNGG, encoded by the coding sequence ATGACCCGCAAGCTGGTCTACGCGTTTCACGAGGGAAATGCCGACATGCGAGACATTCTCGGGGGGAAAGGAGCCAACCTCGCGGAAATGACGCGGGCCGGTCTTCCGGTCCCTCCGGGATTCACCATCTCCACGGAAGCGTGCCGGGCGTTTTACGCAGCCGGTGAACAATTGCCGGACGACCTGATGGAGCAGGTGGACGCCGCCGTTTCCCGTCTGGAAGAGGCCACCGGCAAAAAACTGGGAGATCCGTCCAATCCCCTGCTCGTGTCCGTCCGATCCGGATCGGTCTTTTCCATGCCGGGCATGATGGACACCATTTTGAACCTGGGGCTGAATGACCGGACGGCGGAAGGATTGGCGCGGCTGACCGGCAATCCCCGGTTCGCCTATGATTGCTACCGCAGGTTCATCCAGATGTTTTCCGATGTGGTGCTGGGCGTCGATCACTATCATTTCGAGCGGATCATCCAGCAACGCAAGGATCAAAAGAGCGTTTCCCTCGACACGGAATTGGGAGCGGACGATTGGCAGGTGATCATCGGGGAGTTCAAGGACCTGGTGCAACAAGAAGCGGGCCAATCCTTCCCGCTCGACCCAAAGCAGCAGCTCCGGCTTGCGATCATTGCCGTCTTTTCCTCGTGGAACAACCAACGGGCCAAGATCTACCGCAAGATCAACCGGATTCCCGATGACCTGGGCACCGCGGTCAACATCCAGTTGATGGTGTTCGGAAACATGGGGGACGATTCCGGGACCGGCGTGGCCTTCACCCGCAATCCCTCTTCGGGTGACAGGGAAATTTACGGTGAGTACCTGATCAACGCCCAAGGCGAGGACGTGGTGGCGGGCATCCGGACTCCCCAACCGATTTCGGAGCTCAAGGAGCAGATGCCGGACATCTACCGGCAGTTTGAGGAGATCAGCCAGCTGCTCGAGCGTCATTACAAAGACATGCAGGACATCGAGTTCACCGTGGAACGCGGCAAGCTTTATATCCTGCAAACCCGTTCCGGCAAACGGACCGCCCAAGCCGCCGTGAAAATCGCGGTTCATATGGTGAACGAAGGAATCATCTCCAAGGAAGAAGCCCTGTTGCGCATTGATCCGGAGCAGCTGGATCAAATGCTGCACCGCCGCATCGACCCGGCCGCCCGTCTGGAAGTGATCGCAAACGGTCTGCCCGCATCTCCCGGAGCGGCTTCAGGCAAAATCGTGTTTGAAGCGGACGATGCCGAGAAACTGGCCAACGAAGGAGAAAAAGTGATCCTGGTTCGTCCGGAAACCACCCCCGAAGACATTCACGGAATTTTGGCGGCGCAAGGCATCCTCACCAGCCGGGGAGGCATGACGAGCCATGCCGCCGTGGTGGCACGCGGAATGGGCAAGGCTTGCATCTGCGGATGCGAACAGCTGAAAATCGACCTTCGGGCCAAGACCGTGACGGTGGATGGCCTGACCCTCCGCGCAGGGGACCTGATCTCCATCGACGGAAGCACAGGCCGGGTGATCAAAGGGGAGGTTCCGCTCATTGACCCGGAGCTTTCCGAAGAATTCCGCGAGCTTCTGTCCTGGGCGGATGAAGTGCGGGTGCTTCGCGTGCGGGCCAACGCGGACAATCCGGAAGATGCGGCCAAAGCCCGTGAACTGGGAGCGGAAGGCATCGGACTCTGCCGGACGGAGCACATGTTCATGGAAGCGTCGCGGGTGCCGATCGTTCAGGAAATGATCCTGGCGGATACGCAGGAAGAACGGGAAGCGGCACTGGCGAAACTCCTTCCGATGCAAAAGGAGGACTTCAAAGGCATCTTCCGGGCGATGGACGGATTGCCGGTGAACATCCGCCTGCTCGATCCTCCGCTGCACGAATTCCTGCCCAACATGGAAGACCTCCTGGTGGACATCACCCGCCTGCAATTGACCGGCGGAGACGGTGAGGAGCTCCGGAAAAAAGAAGCCCAGCTCAAGAAAGTGCGCGCCCTGCACGAATTCAACCCGATGCTGGGTCATCGCGGATGTCGTCTGGGCATGACCCATCCGGAGATTTATGCCATGCAAGTGCGGGCGATCTTCCTGGCGGCCGCCGAATGCGTCAGGGAAGGAATCCGCGTGGAACCCGAAGTGATGATTCCGCTCGTCGGTCACGTGAACGAGCTGAGAAACATGAGGGAACTGGTCGTCGAAATCGCGGGAGAAGTGGAGCGGGAAACGGGAGTCAACGTGCCGTACACCGTCGGAACCATGATCGAGGTGCCGCGCGCGGCGCTGACGGCGGGACAAATCGCCGCCGAAGCCGACTTCTTCTCCTTCGGCACCAATGACCTCACCCAAACCACGTTCGGTTACAGCCGGGATGACGCCGAAGGAAAATTCCTGCATGCCTACGTGGAAAACAAAGTGCTTCCCGACAACCCGTTCATCACGCTTGATCCCGACGGGGTCGGCGCACTGGTCCGCATGGGCGTCGAGCAGGGACGTGCCGTCAAGCCGGGCCTGAAGACCGGGATCTGCGGTGAACACGGAGGCGAGAAAAAATCGATCCGCTTCTGTCACGAAGCGGGGCTCAATTATGTCAGTTGTTCTCCGTTCAGGGTTCCGCTTGCCCGTTTGTCCGCGGCTCAGGCCGCCATTTCGGGCGGAAACGGAGGATGA
- a CDS encoding pyruvate, water dikinase regulatory protein, whose amino-acid sequence MIGRHPVVYVVSDSVGETAEFVVKAASSQFNGGTADIRRVPYVTDRETIVETVQSAAEEGGLIAFTLVVPHLKKQLMEEAEKKGVPCVDIMGPMLNALSTLYGSEPKGEPGLVHKLDDDYFRKVEAIEFAVKYDDGKDPRGILRADVVLVGVSRTSKTPLSMYLAHKRLKVANVPLVPEVEPPEELFRIPPERCVGLTIDPHQLNNIRRERLKSLGLASGANYASMERILLELEYAEQVIRRVGCPIIDVSNKAVEETASIILDLLKKGGKLV is encoded by the coding sequence ATGATCGGTCGTCATCCTGTTGTGTATGTCGTTTCCGATTCCGTAGGCGAAACCGCCGAGTTTGTCGTCAAGGCGGCTTCCAGCCAGTTCAACGGAGGAACCGCCGACATCCGGCGAGTTCCCTACGTGACCGACCGCGAGACGATTGTCGAAACGGTTCAGTCCGCCGCCGAAGAGGGGGGGCTCATCGCCTTCACGCTGGTGGTGCCCCATTTGAAAAAACAGCTGATGGAAGAGGCCGAAAAAAAGGGAGTACCCTGCGTGGACATCATGGGCCCCATGCTGAATGCCCTGTCCACCCTGTACGGCTCCGAGCCGAAAGGGGAGCCCGGTCTCGTCCACAAGCTGGACGATGATTACTTCCGCAAGGTGGAAGCGATCGAATTCGCGGTGAAATACGACGACGGCAAAGATCCGCGGGGCATTCTTCGGGCCGACGTGGTGCTGGTCGGGGTGTCAAGAACCTCGAAAACCCCGCTTTCCATGTACCTCGCCCACAAACGGCTCAAGGTGGCCAACGTCCCGCTCGTGCCGGAAGTGGAACCGCCGGAGGAACTGTTCCGGATTCCTCCGGAACGGTGTGTGGGTCTCACCATCGATCCCCATCAGCTGAACAACATCCGGAGGGAGCGCCTCAAATCGCTCGGTCTCGCCTCCGGTGCCAACTACGCCAGCATGGAGCGGATCCTGCTGGAGCTGGAATATGCCGAACAAGTGATTCGCCGCGTGGGATGCCCGATCATCGACGTGTCCAACAAAGCGGTGGAAGAAACGGCTTCGATCATCCTGGATTTGCTCAAAAAGGGAGGAAAATTGGTATGA
- a CDS encoding helix-turn-helix transcriptional regulator, translated as MLEIVKKEGPITGEQIAEKLKLTRATLRPDLAILTMAGLLDARPRVGYFYSGKTANQLLGEHIRNLYVKDYKSRPVAVREDSSVYDAICTMFLEDVGSLVVVKKEGHLAGVVSRKDLLQAAMGKQDLQSMPVGVIMTRMPNIITCGPEDTLYFAALQMMRHQVDSLPVVRKDPERPDEPEVIGRISKTTIVKAFVELGQP; from the coding sequence ATATTGGAGATTGTGAAGAAGGAAGGGCCGATCACGGGGGAGCAAATCGCGGAAAAGTTGAAACTGACGCGCGCCACCCTCAGACCGGATCTGGCCATTCTGACCATGGCGGGCCTCTTGGATGCCCGTCCGCGCGTGGGCTATTTCTACTCCGGAAAAACGGCCAACCAACTTTTGGGGGAACATATCCGGAATCTGTACGTGAAAGATTACAAATCCCGACCGGTGGCCGTCAGGGAAGACTCTTCCGTCTATGATGCGATCTGCACCATGTTTCTGGAGGATGTCGGATCGCTCGTGGTGGTGAAGAAAGAAGGGCACCTGGCCGGTGTGGTATCGAGAAAAGACTTGCTTCAAGCGGCCATGGGAAAACAGGATCTGCAATCCATGCCGGTGGGAGTGATCATGACCCGCATGCCCAACATCATCACCTGCGGGCCGGAAGATACCCTCTATTTTGCCGCCCTCCAGATGATGCGGCACCAGGTGGACTCGTTGCCCGTGGTCCGGAAAGATCCGGAGCGGCCCGACGAGCCGGAAGTGATCGGGAGAATCAGCAAGACCACGATCGTCAAGGCTTTTGTTGAACTTGGACAACCCTGA
- a CDS encoding Imm26 family immunity protein codes for MTTRTRRKKTDPLPVLIPSAVQMLSDAFVEAARICERETGKKPELEALEHYILAALCGREAEVLSDLGEERVSECKLKTKKRTSSTGPCPGDVYAVPLLDGNMLGYVKIVKGRRPGEDLYVELLRMFSKKPLTAAGIKKRNPESFLTVCADWSPVLSGVWKKCGSLPFDEEAYQLPDFYGFTMTFFGNSRLYYISRGKANDPAAREEGVSREEAEAVGNPDGVFDHHRIAEWLYREFLTSQS; via the coding sequence ATGACCACGCGGACACGAAGAAAAAAGACGGACCCATTGCCGGTGTTGATTCCCTCCGCGGTTCAGATGTTGTCGGACGCCTTCGTGGAAGCGGCAAGGATCTGCGAGCGGGAAACAGGGAAAAAACCGGAGCTGGAAGCGCTTGAACACTACATCCTGGCGGCGCTGTGCGGACGGGAGGCAGAGGTGTTGTCCGACCTGGGCGAAGAGCGTGTGTCCGAGTGCAAGCTGAAGACGAAAAAGCGGACCTCATCGACCGGTCCATGCCCGGGAGACGTTTACGCCGTCCCGCTGCTCGACGGGAACATGCTGGGATATGTCAAGATCGTCAAGGGAAGAAGGCCGGGGGAAGATCTGTATGTGGAACTCCTCCGGATGTTCAGCAAGAAACCCCTCACCGCCGCGGGGATCAAAAAGAGAAATCCGGAGTCGTTTCTCACCGTTTGTGCGGACTGGTCCCCCGTATTGTCGGGAGTCTGGAAAAAATGCGGTTCATTGCCGTTTGATGAAGAGGCATATCAACTTCCGGACTTCTACGGTTTTACCATGACGTTTTTCGGCAACAGCCGGCTTTATTACATCAGTCGCGGAAAGGCCAACGATCCGGCGGCCCGCGAAGAAGGGGTCAGCCGGGAGGAGGCGGAAGCCGTGGGCAATCCGGACGGTGTGTTTGATCATCACCGGATCGCCGAATGGCTTTACCGCGAGTTTTTGACCTCTCAATCTTGA